The proteins below are encoded in one region of Thermosipho atlanticus DSM 15807:
- a CDS encoding M55 family metallopeptidase: MKIYVSVDFEGLGGIVQWSDVSKGNNYKQNYLMEQLRAFLKGVGDNYVLIVDSHASGDNVLWDITNEFHNVEIISGGLRKNYMMSGIDETFDRVVFFGYHASIGSKYSTMDHTYSSSSIHNIWINGQLVNEAIINAAFAGLYNVPISMVIGDDKLKDELTFFKNLYYVETKVSLGRFSAKFKPMKLLLKEIEAKTREMISKPRNFFESFKFKSPIELIIELSDTSRADLVEMLPLTERLDGRKIKVVHSDYQVIFDTILSVAFICQVAKTIGR; encoded by the coding sequence ATGAAAATATATGTTTCTGTTGATTTTGAAGGTCTTGGTGGGATTGTTCAGTGGTCAGATGTATCTAAAGGCAACAATTACAAACAAAACTATTTAATGGAACAACTTCGAGCGTTTTTAAAAGGCGTGGGGGACAACTATGTTTTAATTGTTGATTCACATGCCTCTGGTGATAATGTCCTATGGGACATCACAAATGAATTTCATAACGTCGAAATCATAAGTGGAGGATTAAGGAAAAATTATATGATGTCTGGAATTGACGAAACATTTGACAGAGTTGTATTCTTTGGATATCATGCTTCAATAGGAAGCAAATATTCAACAATGGATCATACATATTCATCTTCTTCTATCCACAATATATGGATAAACGGTCAATTGGTTAACGAAGCCATCATTAACGCTGCATTTGCAGGATTGTACAACGTTCCAATTAGTATGGTAATTGGCGATGATAAATTAAAAGATGAATTAACATTTTTTAAAAATCTCTATTATGTTGAAACAAAAGTTTCATTAGGACGATTCTCAGCAAAATTTAAGCCTATGAAACTATTACTCAAAGAAATAGAAGCAAAAACTCGTGAAATGATATCAAAACCTCGTAATTTTTTTGAAAGTTTTAAATTTAAATCTCCAATAGAACTAATTATAGAACTATCAGATACTAGTAGAGCAGATTTGGTTGAAATGTTACCTTTAACTGAGAGATTGGATGGAAGAAAAATTAAGGTTGTACACTCTGATTATCAAGTGATTTTTGATACAATATTATCAGTAGCTTTTATTTGTCAAGTTGCTAAAACAATTGGGAGGTGA
- the dnaA gene encoding chromosomal replication initiator protein DnaA, whose protein sequence is MEKKILNALKERISRQNWESWFLDFSVKKIENKHVVFEVGNIFIKDRLEQKFGKIISKVVRDFLGKDSSFEITYKEIKNDNLGSTKTDGPLIKKKPLLITPLNPKYTFQNLIVGEFNRFAYNVFLEASKNPGYYNPIFLYSGVGLGKTHLAQALGNYILETDPDMKVAYLTSEEFMNEMIISIKKGTTEEFREKYRKKADILIIDDIQFLIGKKAAQIELFHTFNAIHEAGKQIIICSDRTPQELKDFHSRMISRFQMGLIVKISKPSKYDLIRIGKKILELKETEISEEILEYLVQIYDTPRVLHGAILKLIAYKNLFGEMSLSIAQTLISNYKKETKSFEEQLITELAKMFDCSSEEILSSKRTKNISFARKIGMYFANKYLNLSTREIGKIFNKSHSSVVQNLKQIENSLKDGNLIIKNYLRELDKRIKRFAEGKSV, encoded by the coding sequence ATGGAAAAAAAGATATTAAACGCCCTTAAAGAACGAATAAGCAGGCAGAACTGGGAAAGTTGGTTTCTGGATTTTTCAGTTAAGAAAATTGAAAACAAACATGTTGTTTTTGAAGTTGGGAACATATTTATTAAAGATAGACTTGAACAGAAATTTGGGAAAATTATTTCCAAAGTTGTTCGTGATTTTTTAGGTAAGGATTCTTCATTTGAAATAACGTATAAAGAGATTAAGAATGATAATTTAGGTTCAACAAAAACTGATGGACCGCTGATTAAGAAAAAGCCACTTTTAATTACTCCTTTAAATCCCAAATATACTTTTCAAAATTTAATTGTCGGGGAATTTAATAGATTCGCTTATAACGTGTTTTTAGAAGCTAGTAAGAATCCAGGATATTATAATCCAATATTTTTGTATAGTGGAGTAGGGCTTGGAAAAACCCATTTAGCTCAAGCATTGGGAAACTATATTTTAGAAACTGATCCCGATATGAAAGTAGCATATTTAACTAGTGAAGAATTTATGAATGAAATGATTATTTCAATAAAAAAGGGAACTACAGAAGAATTTAGAGAAAAATATCGAAAAAAGGCAGATATCTTAATAATTGACGATATTCAGTTTTTGATTGGTAAGAAAGCTGCACAAATTGAATTATTCCATACTTTTAATGCTATTCATGAAGCTGGTAAGCAAATTATAATTTGTTCCGATAGAACACCACAAGAATTAAAGGATTTTCATTCGAGGATGATTTCAAGATTTCAAATGGGACTTATAGTAAAAATTAGTAAACCTTCTAAGTATGATTTAATTAGAATTGGGAAAAAAATATTAGAATTGAAAGAAACTGAAATAAGTGAGGAAATACTTGAATATTTGGTACAGATTTATGATACTCCTCGCGTTTTACACGGTGCAATTTTAAAGCTAATAGCTTATAAAAATTTGTTTGGAGAAATGAGTTTATCAATTGCACAAACACTCATTTCAAATTACAAAAAAGAGACCAAATCATTTGAAGAACAATTAATTACAGAATTAGCAAAGATGTTTGACTGTTCTTCTGAAGAAATTCTTTCTTCAAAAAGAACAAAAAATATATCGTTTGCAAGAAAGATAGGCATGTATTTTGCAAATAAATACTTGAATCTGTCTACCCGTGAAATAGGGAAAATTTTTAATAAAAGTCATTCATCAGTAGTCCAAAATTTAAAACAGATTGAAAATTCCTTAAAAGATGGAAATTTAATTATAAAAAATTACTTAAGAGAATTAGATAAAAGAATCAAAAGATTTGCAGAAGGTAAGAGTGTGTGA
- a CDS encoding ferredoxin, with product MKVRIDEPSCIGCGVCENLCPDVFKLGDDMKAKVLQPETDLDCAKDAADSCPTSAIIIEE from the coding sequence GTGAAAGTTAGAATTGATGAACCATCCTGTATCGGTTGTGGAGTATGTGAAAATTTATGTCCAGATGTTTTTAAGCTTGGAGATGATATGAAAGCAAAAGTACTCCAACCAGAAACTGATCTTGATTGTGCGAAAGATGCTGCAGACAGTTGTCCAACAAGTGCGATTATTATTGAAGAATAA
- the pruA gene encoding L-glutamate gamma-semialdehyde dehydrogenase, translated as MEATDLLILKPFKNLPISDFSDSETEIKMKEALKKVEKTFGKEYDIVIAGKRYKTERKIKSINPSKIEEIVGFTNSATEELAELAIQEALKAFKTWSKTPAWKRAEYLLKTAEILRNKRYEFVATMVYEVGKNWIEADADFAEAVDFLEFYAREMLRYASEQPLVRIPTEKNELKYIPLGVGAIIPPWNFPLAILVGMTSAAIVTGNTVVLKPASDSTVIAAKFYEALEEAGLPEGVVNFLPGSGALAGEYLVKHPKIRFISFTGSKEVGSRIHELAAKPQPGQIWIKRTILEMGGKDAIVVDETADLDSAAEGIVTSAFGFQGQKCSAGSRAIIVEEVYDELVEKILERTSKIKMGDVRFKENWLGPVINRGAFEKIKGYIEIGKKEGKLIHGGNTKENLGGYFIEPTIFKDVAWNARIAQEEIFGPVLAIIKAKDFDDALRIANSTEYGLTGSLYSSSRKRIEKAKEEFHVGNLYFNRKCTGALVGVHPFGGFNMSGTDSKAGGRDYLGLFLQAKVNSEKIL; from the coding sequence ATGGAAGCAACGGATCTATTAATTCTAAAACCGTTTAAAAACCTACCAATTTCTGATTTTTCAGATTCTGAAACTGAGATAAAAATGAAAGAAGCGTTAAAAAAAGTTGAAAAAACTTTTGGAAAAGAATATGACATCGTTATTGCTGGAAAAAGATACAAAACCGAAAGAAAAATAAAATCGATTAATCCAAGCAAAATTGAAGAAATAGTAGGTTTTACAAACTCAGCTACAGAAGAACTTGCAGAACTAGCTATTCAAGAAGCATTAAAAGCTTTTAAAACTTGGAGCAAAACTCCTGCATGGAAAAGAGCTGAATATTTGTTAAAAACTGCAGAAATTCTTCGCAATAAACGTTATGAATTCGTTGCCACAATGGTATACGAAGTTGGGAAAAATTGGATAGAAGCAGACGCAGATTTTGCTGAGGCAGTTGATTTCCTAGAATTTTATGCAAGAGAAATGCTAAGGTATGCTTCAGAACAACCACTGGTAAGAATCCCTACTGAAAAAAATGAGTTAAAATACATCCCTTTAGGTGTTGGTGCTATAATTCCTCCTTGGAATTTTCCACTCGCTATATTGGTGGGAATGACAAGTGCAGCTATTGTTACCGGCAATACGGTGGTTCTAAAACCAGCTAGTGATAGTACTGTCATCGCCGCTAAATTTTATGAAGCTTTGGAAGAAGCTGGACTTCCAGAAGGTGTAGTTAATTTCTTGCCAGGAAGTGGTGCTCTAGCTGGGGAGTATCTTGTAAAACATCCAAAAATTAGATTTATAAGTTTTACCGGTTCCAAAGAAGTAGGATCAAGAATTCACGAATTAGCTGCTAAACCTCAACCAGGTCAGATTTGGATCAAAAGAACCATATTAGAAATGGGAGGGAAAGATGCAATTGTTGTAGATGAAACTGCGGATTTAGATTCTGCAGCTGAAGGAATAGTAACAAGTGCATTTGGTTTTCAAGGGCAAAAATGTAGTGCTGGCAGTAGAGCAATAATAGTTGAGGAAGTATATGACGAATTAGTTGAAAAAATATTAGAAAGAACATCAAAAATAAAAATGGGAGATGTCAGATTTAAAGAAAATTGGCTTGGTCCAGTAATTAACAGAGGTGCATTTGAAAAAATAAAAGGCTACATTGAAATTGGAAAAAAAGAGGGAAAACTTATCCACGGAGGTAACACGAAAGAAAACCTAGGAGGTTACTTCATTGAACCTACAATTTTTAAAGATGTAGCTTGGAATGCTAGAATAGCTCAGGAAGAAATTTTTGGACCAGTTCTTGCAATAATAAAAGCTAAAGATTTCGATGATGCATTGCGGATTGCTAATTCTACTGAATATGGTTTAACAGGCTCTTTATATTCAAGTTCCAGAAAAAGAATTGAAAAAGCTAAAGAAGAATTTCACGTTGGAAATCTTTATTTTAATAGGAAATGCACTGGAGCACTTGTAGGTGTCCATCCATTTGGCGGTTTCAACATGTCAGGTACTGATAGTAAAGCTGGAGGAAGAGATTATCTTGGACTATTTTTACAAGCAAAAGTAAATTCAGAGAAAATCCTATAA
- a CDS encoding BMP family lipoprotein has product MKKVLVVLLAMLFVVSAFSFKAIMVTDTGGLGDKSFNDGTWAGIKRAADELGIKAKVIQSYEQADYISNLSKAAEEIQKEPDGGIVYAVGFMMTDALFQVAQQFPDVYFAGIDIAPPTDAVPPNVITFLFKEQESAFLVGYIAAATTRVGKVGFIGGIPIPPVERFRYGFETGVKVYNDLHGTNVTILKGYANSFSDPKKGKDLALAQFAGGVDIIFHASGAVGNGVIEAAKEKMVSLVGSEDLSKILEYAFDKGGFFAMGVDVDQDYMAPGVVLASAMKGVDTASYMGVMWAYNGEWVPGVHVLGLAENGVRISPMKYTKGLVSNRTLAELEYLVTMIKKGTLVIPDTEEALKSFRTPKIEFPF; this is encoded by the coding sequence ATGAAAAAAGTACTTGTTGTTTTATTGGCTATGTTATTTGTAGTTTCAGCATTTTCATTTAAAGCTATCATGGTTACAGATACGGGAGGTTTAGGTGATAAGTCTTTTAATGATGGTACATGGGCTGGAATTAAGAGGGCAGCAGACGAACTTGGTATTAAAGCAAAAGTTATTCAATCATATGAACAAGCAGATTATATTTCAAACCTTTCAAAAGCTGCTGAAGAAATTCAAAAAGAACCTGATGGAGGTATTGTTTACGCAGTTGGTTTTATGATGACCGATGCATTATTCCAAGTTGCTCAGCAATTCCCAGATGTTTATTTTGCTGGAATTGACATTGCACCTCCAACTGATGCTGTACCACCAAATGTTATAACATTCTTATTTAAGGAACAAGAATCTGCATTTTTAGTTGGTTACATTGCAGCAGCTACAACAAGGGTAGGTAAAGTAGGATTTATTGGTGGAATCCCAATTCCTCCAGTAGAAAGATTCAGATATGGATTTGAAACAGGTGTTAAAGTATACAATGACTTACATGGTACTAATGTAACAATTCTTAAAGGATACGCTAATAGTTTTAGTGATCCAAAGAAAGGTAAAGACCTTGCTCTTGCACAATTTGCAGGAGGAGTAGACATTATATTCCACGCTAGTGGTGCAGTAGGTAATGGTGTTATTGAAGCTGCAAAAGAAAAAATGGTTTCATTAGTTGGTAGTGAAGACTTATCAAAGATTTTGGAATATGCTTTTGATAAAGGCGGATTCTTTGCGATGGGCGTTGATGTAGATCAAGATTATATGGCCCCTGGAGTTGTTCTTGCCAGCGCAATGAAAGGTGTAGATACAGCTTCTTATATGGGAGTTATGTGGGCATACAACGGAGAATGGGTGCCAGGAGTTCATGTCCTTGGCTTGGCAGAAAATGGTGTTAGAATAAGCCCAATGAAGTACACAAAAGGTTTAGTTTCAAACAGAACATTAGCAGAATTGGAATACTTAGTAACAATGATTAAGAAAGGAACATTGGTTATTCCTGACACTGAGGAAGCATTGAAGTCATTTAGAACACCAAAAATTGAATTTCCATTTTAA
- a CDS encoding ABC transporter ATP-binding protein — protein MVNIVKRFPGVLANDHVTLKVKKGEIHAIVGENGAGKSTLMNQLYGLYHPDEGEIFIDGKKVDIKNPRDAIKVGIGMVHQHFMLVDTLTVAENVVLGSEPLKGLNFDLNRARKEVKELSEKYGLIVDVDAKIEDIPVGMQQRVEIIKTLYRGANIIILDEPTAVLTPQEVEELFEIMRKLKDNGKTILFISHKLHEVMEISDRITVMRLGKVTGELETSKTNPKEIARYMVGREVVLRVSKEYHEPKEVVLEIENLVVKDNRGLVAVKDVSFNVRKGEIVGIAGVAGNGQTELVEAITGLRRIESGKIYFDGQDVTGNTPKQLRELGMAHIPEDRFKHGLIKEFEAFYNVILGQHYKSPFANGPFLNHDYIFKYSKEIMEEFDVRPRRIEHLGGNFSGGNQQKLVVGREIRTNPKFLVIAQPTRGLDVGAIEFIHKQILKMREMDVGILLISMELEEIFSLSDRILVMYEGEIMGEVKPDETTVEEVGLMMTGHRLEEARRG, from the coding sequence ATGGTAAACATTGTTAAAAGATTTCCAGGTGTTTTAGCAAATGATCATGTGACTTTGAAAGTAAAAAAAGGTGAGATTCATGCTATTGTTGGGGAAAACGGAGCTGGCAAGTCAACTTTGATGAATCAATTGTATGGTTTGTACCATCCTGACGAAGGTGAAATTTTTATTGATGGTAAAAAAGTTGATATTAAAAATCCTAGAGATGCTATTAAAGTAGGTATTGGAATGGTTCACCAACATTTTATGCTTGTTGATACTCTTACGGTTGCTGAAAATGTGGTGCTAGGTTCTGAACCATTGAAGGGATTAAATTTTGATTTGAACAGAGCGAGAAAAGAAGTAAAAGAACTTTCCGAAAAGTATGGGCTGATAGTTGATGTAGATGCGAAAATAGAAGACATACCAGTAGGGATGCAACAAAGAGTTGAAATAATTAAGACATTATATAGAGGTGCAAATATAATTATTCTTGATGAACCTACAGCAGTTTTGACACCTCAGGAAGTAGAAGAGTTATTTGAAATAATGAGAAAATTAAAAGATAATGGAAAAACAATATTGTTTATTTCTCATAAACTTCATGAAGTTATGGAAATTAGTGATAGAATTACTGTTATGCGTTTAGGAAAAGTTACAGGTGAACTTGAAACTTCAAAAACTAATCCGAAAGAAATTGCAAGATATATGGTTGGAAGAGAAGTGGTTTTAAGAGTTTCAAAAGAGTATCATGAACCTAAAGAAGTTGTACTTGAAATTGAGAATTTAGTTGTTAAAGATAATAGAGGATTAGTTGCTGTTAAAGATGTTTCTTTTAACGTAAGAAAAGGTGAAATTGTGGGCATTGCCGGAGTTGCTGGCAATGGTCAAACAGAATTGGTCGAAGCTATTACGGGATTAAGAAGAATAGAAAGTGGAAAAATATATTTTGATGGACAAGATGTTACAGGTAATACTCCAAAACAACTTAGAGAATTAGGAATGGCTCATATTCCAGAAGATAGGTTTAAACACGGGTTAATAAAGGAATTTGAAGCATTTTATAATGTTATTCTAGGACAACATTATAAATCTCCGTTTGCTAATGGACCATTTTTGAATCACGATTATATTTTTAAATACTCTAAAGAAATCATGGAAGAATTTGATGTAAGACCCAGAAGGATAGAACATCTAGGTGGAAATTTTTCAGGTGGAAATCAACAAAAATTAGTTGTTGGTAGGGAAATAAGAACCAATCCGAAGTTTTTGGTTATTGCACAACCCACACGAGGTTTGGATGTAGGTGCGATTGAATTCATACACAAGCAAATATTAAAAATGAGAGAAATGGATGTTGGTATTTTGCTGATTTCAATGGAATTGGAGGAAATATTTTCTTTAAGTGATAGAATTCTTGTAATGTATGAAGGAGAAATAATGGGTGAAGTAAAACCCGATGAAACTACTGTCGAAGAAGTAGGGTTAATGATGACAGGACATAGACTAGAAGAAGCACGGAGGGGATAA
- a CDS encoding ABC transporter permease: MNKKVLAILVPVISVLIALAISTIVILLIGKSPIEAYSALIRGSFGSKQAIADTVIKTTPLILTGLAVGFGFRAGVFNIGAEGQMVMGALFAATFASNFGSLPPLLAIPFTILIAMVVGAGYAAIAGYLKAKTGAHEVVTTIMLNWIATYFASYMVTGPLAVGSGTPKSPEISDSAQLPVLMKVGAIEMSAGIIIAIIAAIFMYILLNKSVTGYEIKAVGFNPYAAEYGGISVSKNVILAMAISGALAGLAGATELMGVHHRFLGELSGGKGFDGISIALIGQNNPIGIIFAAFLIGALRTGSNEMQFIGVPKHMVMIIQGIVIFLVAADRIVRTIMIRKRVEK, encoded by the coding sequence ATGAATAAAAAGGTGTTGGCAATCTTAGTTCCAGTAATTTCTGTTTTAATTGCTCTTGCTATTTCTACAATTGTAATTTTATTAATTGGAAAAAGTCCAATAGAAGCATATAGTGCACTGATAAGAGGATCATTTGGATCAAAACAAGCAATAGCTGATACAGTAATTAAAACTACCCCCTTGATTCTTACGGGACTAGCCGTTGGTTTTGGATTTAGAGCAGGTGTATTTAACATTGGTGCTGAAGGTCAAATGGTTATGGGAGCACTTTTCGCAGCTACGTTTGCAAGTAATTTTGGTTCGTTACCACCACTTTTAGCGATTCCTTTTACTATTTTAATAGCGATGGTTGTAGGTGCAGGATATGCAGCTATAGCTGGATATTTGAAGGCAAAGACGGGAGCACATGAAGTTGTTACTACCATAATGCTTAATTGGATTGCGACATATTTTGCTTCATACATGGTAACAGGTCCATTAGCTGTAGGTTCCGGTACTCCGAAAAGTCCAGAGATTTCTGATTCAGCACAGCTTCCCGTTTTAATGAAAGTTGGTGCAATTGAGATGAGCGCAGGAATAATAATTGCAATAATTGCAGCGATTTTTATGTATATTCTTTTAAATAAATCAGTAACAGGATATGAGATCAAAGCGGTAGGTTTTAATCCTTATGCTGCCGAATACGGTGGGATTTCTGTTAGTAAGAATGTAATTCTTGCTATGGCTATAAGTGGGGCTTTAGCTGGACTTGCAGGCGCGACAGAATTAATGGGGGTTCATCATAGATTTTTAGGTGAACTTTCTGGTGGTAAAGGATTTGATGGAATAAGTATTGCGTTAATTGGACAAAACAATCCAATTGGAATTATTTTTGCTGCATTTTTAATTGGGGCTTTACGTACAGGAAGTAATGAAATGCAGTTTATTGGTGTTCCAAAACATATGGTTATGATTATACAAGGTATTGTTATTTTCCTTGTAGCTGCCGATAGAATTGTTCGTACTATTATGATCAGAAAGAGGGTGGAGAAATGA
- a CDS encoding ABC transporter permease: MRVLEAIFLIFINPLFYKITLTAATPLIFASLGGVYSEITGVVNIALEGIMLIGAFTSVVFTWLTGNVWIGVLMAIISGVALAWLHAWGSIKWAGDQVVLGTALILIAQGVTGFLMEPIFGKPGQTDFVGKVEEIKIPGVSEIPFVGKVIGEISPFVYMAFAAVIFSWWLIYKTKLGLRMRSVGENPEAADTLGVNVYGIRYFGVLMSGVWAGLAGAYLSIGEVGHFRELMTGGRGFIALAAMILGKYNPVGAMLASLLFGASSAFANQMQSSSLIHVSATVKPLFDMIPFILTIIVVAGFVGKSRPPKADGIPYEKGA; the protein is encoded by the coding sequence ATGAGAGTTTTAGAAGCAATTTTCTTGATCTTTATTAATCCTCTTTTTTATAAAATTACGTTAACTGCAGCAACACCATTAATTTTTGCCTCTTTAGGAGGGGTATATAGTGAAATTACAGGTGTTGTTAATATTGCTTTAGAAGGTATAATGCTTATTGGCGCATTTACATCTGTGGTTTTCACATGGTTAACTGGAAATGTATGGATAGGAGTTTTAATGGCAATTATCTCTGGAGTAGCTTTGGCTTGGTTGCATGCTTGGGGTAGTATAAAATGGGCTGGTGACCAAGTTGTTTTGGGTACAGCTTTAATTTTGATAGCTCAAGGTGTTACAGGATTTTTGATGGAACCTATATTTGGTAAACCGGGACAAACAGATTTTGTAGGAAAAGTTGAAGAAATTAAGATACCAGGAGTTTCTGAAATTCCTTTCGTTGGAAAGGTAATAGGTGAAATAAGTCCATTTGTGTATATGGCTTTTGCCGCGGTTATATTTTCGTGGTGGTTAATTTATAAGACAAAATTAGGATTAAGGATGAGGTCAGTTGGTGAAAATCCAGAAGCAGCTGATACCCTAGGGGTAAATGTTTATGGAATTAGATATTTTGGAGTTCTTATGAGTGGTGTATGGGCTGGACTTGCAGGTGCATATTTAAGTATAGGTGAGGTTGGTCATTTTAGAGAATTGATGACTGGAGGAAGAGGTTTCATAGCATTAGCTGCTATGATTTTAGGAAAGTATAATCCAGTGGGTGCAATGTTAGCTAGTTTATTGTTTGGTGCTTCGAGTGCGTTTGCTAATCAGATGCAAAGTAGTTCGTTAATACATGTTTCAGCTACTGTAAAACCATTGTTTGATATGATTCCTTTTATTCTAACAATAATTGTTGTAGCAGGTTTTGTTGGAAAATCTCGTCCACCAAAAGCCGATGGAATACCGTATGAGAAGGGAGCATAA
- a CDS encoding FAD binding domain-containing protein — MIAFSYEYVKPKTIVEALEILNSEDEVYPILGGTDLIVKMRAGRLKPKIVVDLKGIDELFKIEFSRDKGLTIGAGITLNSLVEDFDYIKEYFPTLYEGVKVVGGYQTRNRGTIVGNICNASPASDTAPALLTYNAKVNIVSLKGERTVDINEFFLGPGKTVLQKGEIVRSITVPYESDNIGKYYKISRTKAIDLATIGVALTVIEPNGKREIRVALASVAPTPLRVYEAEEFIKGKELTKENVERFAQIVQNSVTPITDARGTAEYRRKMAKVLPIKLLREMNLCKGEF; from the coding sequence ATGATTGCTTTTAGTTATGAGTATGTAAAGCCAAAGACCATTGTTGAAGCATTGGAAATATTAAATAGTGAAGATGAGGTTTACCCGATTTTAGGTGGGACGGATTTGATAGTTAAAATGAGAGCTGGTAGATTAAAACCAAAAATTGTTGTTGATTTAAAAGGAATCGATGAGTTATTTAAGATAGAATTTTCAAGGGATAAAGGTTTAACCATTGGAGCAGGTATAACATTGAATTCACTGGTTGAAGATTTTGATTATATTAAAGAGTATTTTCCAACTTTGTATGAAGGTGTGAAAGTTGTAGGGGGGTATCAAACGAGAAATAGGGGAACAATAGTGGGAAATATATGTAATGCTTCTCCAGCCTCAGACACAGCACCAGCTTTGTTAACCTATAACGCAAAAGTGAATATTGTTTCACTAAAAGGTGAAAGAACAGTAGATATTAATGAGTTCTTTTTGGGACCGGGCAAAACGGTTTTACAAAAGGGAGAGATTGTAAGATCAATAACAGTACCTTATGAAAGCGATAATATTGGAAAATATTATAAAATTTCAAGAACAAAAGCTATAGATTTAGCGACTATTGGTGTAGCTCTTACAGTTATAGAGCCAAATGGAAAAAGAGAAATTAGAGTTGCATTAGCTTCAGTCGCTCCAACACCGTTAAGAGTATATGAGGCCGAAGAATTTATAAAAGGTAAAGAATTAACTAAAGAAAATGTAGAGAGGTTTGCTCAAATAGTTCAAAATAGTGTAACACCTATAACGGATGCTAGAGGAACAGCGGAATACAGAAGAAAAATGGCAAAAGTATTACCAATTAAATTATTACGTGAAATGAATTTATGTAAGGGGGAGTTTTAA
- a CDS encoding (2Fe-2S)-binding protein — protein sequence MKIKFVVNNENVEIEVKPNETLLDVLREKLFLTGAKEGCGNGECGACTVIFNGKPVNSCLVLAPEADGAVIETVEGLSEGGKLHSIQEAFIEATAFQCGFCTPGFIMSTKAMLEKIPNPSKEVIIERLSGNLCRCTGYTVIVDAVKLAAQKIRGGK from the coding sequence ATGAAAATTAAATTTGTAGTAAATAACGAGAATGTAGAAATTGAGGTAAAACCAAATGAAACCCTCCTTGATGTATTAAGGGAAAAATTATTTTTAACGGGAGCCAAAGAAGGATGCGGAAATGGCGAATGTGGTGCCTGCACTGTTATATTTAATGGCAAACCTGTAAATTCATGTTTGGTACTAGCACCTGAGGCAGATGGAGCTGTGATAGAAACTGTTGAAGGGTTATCGGAAGGTGGTAAACTTCATTCAATTCAAGAAGCATTCATTGAAGCAACGGCTTTTCAATGTGGTTTTTGTACACCAGGTTTTATTATGTCAACAAAAGCAATGCTTGAAAAAATACCCAACCCATCTAAAGAAGTAATCATTGAAAGGTTATCTGGAAATTTGTGCAGGTGTACAGGATACACAGTTATAGTTGATGCTGTGAAATTGGCAGCCCAGAAAATTAGGGGGGGAAAATAA